A stretch of the uncultured Trichococcus sp. genome encodes the following:
- a CDS encoding FGGY family carbohydrate kinase, with translation MSDNRIYKLVFDQSTSGTKLLLVGIEGNEAEILRRMDRKHKQIYPQDGWVEHDPVEIVKNMKQLIAEMLAETAIDKCDIQSISLTNQRETIVAWNKQTGQPVSNALVWQCNRSNDICKQLIEAGKEPEIQQKTGLKIDSYFSGPKIRWLFENSDEMRNLAVSGELAIGTMDSWLIWNLTEGEVFATEPSNASRTLLYNIYENSWDTALCDIFLVPPDSLAGIRDSNDSFGHYEGIPIQGVMADSQAALYGQNCFGFGDIKVTMGTGCSVMMQIGERSDLISDNILKTIAFTDNGATDFALEGIIRSCGDTLTWLSSELALFGTIEEGIESAFSVDDNEGVYLVPAQLGLAAPFWDSDIRAAFLGMNRRTGKPHLIRAGFESILFQIRAVIDEIKQVTRMEIPRVKVDGGVTKNNRLMQMLADVLGITIEVSCVEELSALGVLMLTSGFEMQKEGRIFNPQSNKLEPHYQQWLEYINKVRDK, from the coding sequence ATGTCAGATAATCGTATCTATAAGTTGGTGTTCGATCAGAGTACATCCGGCACAAAATTGTTATTGGTTGGAATTGAAGGCAACGAAGCTGAAATTTTACGGCGGATGGATAGGAAGCACAAGCAGATTTACCCTCAGGATGGTTGGGTGGAGCACGATCCGGTGGAAATCGTCAAAAACATGAAGCAGTTGATTGCCGAAATGCTGGCTGAAACAGCTATCGATAAGTGCGATATCCAATCGATTTCGCTGACCAACCAACGGGAAACGATAGTGGCTTGGAACAAGCAGACTGGCCAACCAGTTTCGAATGCTTTGGTGTGGCAATGCAACCGCAGCAATGACATCTGCAAACAGCTGATTGAAGCAGGGAAAGAACCGGAGATCCAACAAAAAACAGGTCTGAAAATCGATTCCTATTTTTCTGGTCCAAAGATTAGGTGGTTGTTTGAAAATTCGGATGAAATGCGTAACCTCGCTGTTTCCGGAGAGCTTGCAATCGGGACGATGGATTCATGGCTGATCTGGAATTTGACTGAGGGGGAAGTGTTTGCGACGGAACCCAGCAATGCCAGTCGTACGTTGCTGTACAATATCTATGAAAATTCATGGGACACTGCTTTATGCGACATTTTCCTCGTCCCTCCGGATTCCTTAGCTGGAATCCGGGATTCAAATGATTCGTTCGGCCATTATGAAGGCATTCCCATTCAGGGAGTCATGGCGGATTCACAAGCAGCCCTGTATGGGCAAAATTGTTTTGGTTTCGGGGACATAAAAGTGACGATGGGAACCGGCTGTTCCGTGATGATGCAGATAGGAGAGCGCTCCGATCTGATAAGCGACAATATATTGAAGACCATTGCGTTTACCGACAATGGAGCGACGGATTTCGCTTTGGAAGGAATCATCCGTTCCTGCGGAGATACCCTCACTTGGTTATCGAGTGAGCTGGCGCTATTTGGCACGATCGAAGAAGGGATCGAATCGGCGTTCTCGGTGGATGATAATGAAGGGGTCTACTTAGTTCCCGCCCAACTTGGCTTGGCGGCGCCCTTTTGGGATTCCGACATCAGGGCCGCTTTTCTCGGTATGAACAGACGAACAGGGAAACCGCACTTGATAAGAGCTGGATTTGAAAGTATTTTGTTTCAGATAAGGGCGGTGATCGACGAAATCAAACAGGTCACTCGGATGGAAATCCCGCGTGTCAAAGTAGATGGGGGGGTCACCAAAAATAATAGATTGATGCAAATGTTGGCGGATGTTTTGGGCATCACCATCGAGGTCAGTTGTGTCGAGGAACTGTCGGCGCTCGGTGTGTTGATGCTTACATCCGGCTTTGAAATGCAAAAAGAAGGAAGGATTTTTAATCCCCAAAGCAATAAGTTGGAACCGCATTATCAGCAATGGCTAGAATACATTAATAAAGTGAGGGATAAATAA